ACTCCCCCAACAGGAAggcccagcagcagctctctcagctctccacCTCCCTGGCCTCCGCCTTCATCCCTGTGCAGCCGGCCGTCACCACCCAGGGCCGTAAGGTTCGCCagatccccctctcccccccggCCATGCGCCACATgcccccccagcagcagcagcccgagcccatcctccacccccacccgctGCCCCCCAAGCACGGCACCTGGTCGGCCTCGACGGCGGCCGCACACATGTACGCCACACTGCCCTCCTCCCACTCCCCGCCCATGACCATGACCATGGGGGGCATGAAGCAAGTGTGCCCGCAGCCTGTGCTTCCCGTGGCACTGCCCCTGCCACCCCTCAGCAACAACGGCCGTGGCAAAGCCACCCCCTCGTCCCACGAAGCCGCCCACCAGCACATCAACGGCCAGCCCGAAGATTACTACCccacccagcagcagcaccctTACCCGCACCCacaaccacaccaccaccaaaccCCCCCGCCGATGCAGCCGCAGGTCCAGATGGCCGCGCCGCTCTCTTACGCCCCCTGCTGCGAGGCTCTCTGCCTGCCCCCCATGAGCGCTCAGCCCATTCAGGTCCCCAGTCACCCGCCCCAgttcccctctccttctgcattcctccagcaacaactacagcagcagcagcaacagcagcagcagcagcagcaaatgtACCAGGGGGTGCCCCCCTACAGCACCACCTCACCCCCCTCTTACACCCTCGTCGAGGGGGCCTCTCCCAAGACGACACCCTCTCCCATCTTTCAGGCTCCCCTGCCAGTTATGAGTAAGTACCaaaggagctggagaggggaaggggcaAAAGGACAACCCACGCCTTTGTACACACTgattgcgtgtatgtgtgattgtgtgtatatgtgtgtgtgtatgtgtgtgtgtgtgattgagtgtgtgtgtgtgattgtgtgtgtgtgattttgtgtgtgtgtgtgtgtgtgtgtgtgtgtgtgtgtgtgtgtgtgattgagtgtgtgtgtgtgtgtgagattgagtgtgtgtgtgtgtgtgtgtgtgtgtgtgtgtgtgtgtgtgtgtgtgttgagtgtgtgtctatgtatgtgattgtctgtgtatgtgtttgtgtgtgtgtgtgtttttgtgtgattgtctgtgtgtgtgtttctgtgtgtgattgagtgtgtgtgtgtgcctatgtgggGGTTGATggacggatgtgtgtgtttggcaacaGTCCCCCCTAACTACACCTTCAGACTAAGCCAGTCTCTGTCATCCAGTGTAACAGGACCAGTGACATGCTACGCATACGCACAGGCTCCCCTCCACAGCCTGCAACATCCACAGGAACCTGTTTGACTAACAATGCAGCCAAGTGTGTGGCaagcgagcgagtgagcgagcgcaCGCATGCTCACATtcccactcccactcactcaaacacacctgcCCTCCTGTGCCATCGCACACTTGTGACCGCTTACACGAGGCCTGGGGGGTTGTGACTGCGTGTCTCGAAACTACCATGGGAAACTAGCCCTGAAATTGCTGACAGCCCCGTGCTGCTTTGCACTATAAAGGGAAAGAGAGTCAATAGGGCACGTCGGGCTAGGGTTGCTTTTGCCTGCAGATTTTAGCCTCCCAGATCAGGTTTCCAGCCGATGCTCCGAACCCTCCGTCATGCTAACCTGGCATCTCAGCACTGCTGAATGCGTCAGAGTAGCGAGGAACTTACATTTATATGCTTTCCCGTGTTCGCGTGTTTATTTCAAAAGCTACATTTCTGGACACAGCTGATTTATACCTGTCAGAATGCTGTGGATTTACGTGCCACTCcaaataaagagagacatacataGCAAGTCTGCCTGGATACGTATGGCTGACCTAGTCGGTATGTAAGTCAGTGTGTAGATCCAGTGCAGGTCGTAACACTAACCTGTCATCTTAGCTCTGGCATCTATAGAACCtttgaatgtctgtctgtctgtctctttctctttctctttccttctctctctctctctctctctctatttccctctgtaGGTCCTCCGCTCCCCCCTGGGCACCCTGCCATGCAGCACTCGTCCTCGGTGGCTGCGCCCGTTGCGCCCCCTCCTGCCCCAGTCCCCATGGCCCCCATGGCACCCATGGCCCCCATggcacccccgccccccccagggcccccaccccccagtgtGGGCACTCCCCCCGCACCCCCTCCGCTGCCGGCTGGTGACGGCCTTGGGGGGCAGAACAAGGAGGCCTCCCCGGCAGGGCTAGCAGCAGCCCTGGCAGGAGCCAAGCTGCGCAAAGTGCAGATGGTCAGtcaatgtctcacacacacacacacacacacagacacacacatacacacacacacacacacacacacgcacagacagaacaTAACGCAGTTCATAACACAGCTCATAATTCACAACAAACCTTTGTCACACAATGACCAGTGAAGGTAGCTGAAAGTAGCTTGCATAAAATAGACGTCCAGTCTATTTTCAGCCTGTCTAGTTGGCTTTGCAACGGCCACTTGTCTCTTGTCGCCGTGAATCACCAACTTTCATTGAAAGTGAATGGCAGATGGTCGCTTTGTCTCTTTGCTGGGTCGTCCGTGTGGTGAGGGATTTCAATATGCCCGCTCGATTGCTGTGAATTCTATGGATAATGACACTCTCTATTCATACTCAATCGGGCATTAAACAGACTCTCTAGCAGGGAGCTGGCAGGGTAAAGTCAGTTTAATGTCTGGTCCAGCTGATTGTGACATTTGCGTTCTCACAGACAGGCCCTCTGGGTAACGTCTAGATAAGTTCAGGGGTCGCAGTTCATGTCTGAAAACAGCTTTACACTCCGGGGGCATCTTTTCTCAAGCTTTGAATGCAATCTTGCAGCCTTAAGTCCTAACATTTAGAGTCCACGCGTTTGACTGTGTAGCTGAATTTACATCACtccccattttttttatttatataaatgcTACCAGCAAGGCTTTTACTGTAAAATCAAGACGTTACGGTCGTAATCACATTGCTTGTTGTATTTGAAGGAGTGTTTTATCACTTATCAGAACATTTTCAGGTCATTTTAGTAAATAACTAAAACTATGTTGCTGCATTTCAGCatattgattttgtttgtttgaatgtgtttacCTGTTGGCTCGCTAACGCTCTGTGTTTACCACCCTTTAGCCTGAGGAGGCCTCGGGGGCA
Above is a window of Clupea harengus chromosome 14, Ch_v2.0.2, whole genome shotgun sequence DNA encoding:
- the evla gene encoding enah/Vasp-like a isoform X2; protein product: MSEQSICQARASVMVYDDTSKKWVPIKPGQQGFSRINIYHNTTNNTFRVVGVKLQDQQVVINYSIVKGLKYNQATPTFHQWRDARQVYGLNFASKEEATTFSNAMLFSLNVLSSQEAGPAVLRQNGPATDDSEAQRRQMMDQHQMHARAAGSAVSTLQFKVSGASSSPFQSESATPPDYRQYRANTLPPAYIRAASSTSPPSSCSSSSASSHERDGSGGVGGSGGSGCQACDSPNRKAQQQLSQLSTSLASAFIPVQPAVTTQGRKVRQIPLSPPAMRHMPPQQQQPEPILHPHPLPPKHGTWSASTAAAHMYATLPSSHSPPMTMTMGGMKQVCPQPVLPVALPLPPLSNNGRGKATPSSHEAAHQHINGQPEDYYPTQQQHPYPHPQPHHHQTPPPMQPQVQMAAPLSYAPCCEALCLPPMSAQPIQVPSHPPQFPSPSAFLQQQLQQQQQQQQQQQQMYQGVPPYSTTSPPSYTLVEGASPKTTPSPIFQAPLPVMSPPLPPGHPAMQHSSSVAAPVAPPPAPVPMAPMAPMAPMAPPPPPGPPPPSVGTPPAPPPLPAGDGLGGQNKEASPAGLAAALAGAKLRKVQMPEEASGAAVVKSDANRSSGGSGGGGEGLMQEMHAILARRRKASEKPDEESQKEETNGSPSLITRGCQQNSTDALKKPWDRANSTDKSSAVSRVRPVGTSSDGDTEYDRMKQEILEEVVRELHKVKDEIIDAIRREVTRMSST
- the evla gene encoding enah/Vasp-like a isoform X3 — protein: MYALDDYGEQSICQARASVMVYDDTSKKWVPIKPGQQGFSRINIYHNTTNNTFRVVGVKLQDQQVVINYSIVKGLKYNQATPTFHQWRDARQVYGLNFASKEEATTFSNAMLFSLNVLSSQEAGPAVLRQNGPATDDSEAQRRQMMDQHQMHARAAGSAVSTLQFKVSGASSSPFQSESATPPDYRQYRANTLPPAYIRAASSTSPPSSCSSSSASSHERDGSGGVGGSGGSGCQACDSPNRKAQQQLSQLSTSLASAFIPVQPAVTTQGRKVRQIPLSPPAMRHMPPQQQQPEPILHPHPLPPKHGTWSASTAAAHMYATLPSSHSPPMTMTMGGMKQVCPQPVLPVALPLPPLSNNGRGKATPSSHEAAHQHINGQPEDYYPTQQQHPYPHPQPHHHQTPPPMQPQVQMAAPLSYAPCCEALCLPPMSAQPIQVPSHPPQFPSPSAFLQQQLQQQQQQQQQQQQMYQGVPPYSTTSPPSYTLVEGASPKTTPSPIFQAPLPVMSPPLPPGHPAMQHSSSVAAPVAPPPAPVPMAPMAPMAPMAPPPPPGPPPPSVGTPPAPPPLPAGDGLGGQNKEASPAGLAAALAGAKLRKVQMPEEASGAAVVKSDANRSSGGSGGGGEGLMQEMHAILARRRKASEKPDEESQKEETNGSPSLITRDALKKPWDRANSTDKSSAVSRVRPVGTSSDGDTEYDRMKQEILEEVVRELHKVKDEIIDAIRREVTRMSST
- the evla gene encoding enah/Vasp-like a isoform X4; amino-acid sequence: MFGPEFSPSLMRRVSSAVITLSCPAVLRQNGPATDDSEAQRRQMMDQHQMHARAAGSAVSTLQFKVSGASSSPFQSESATPPDYRQYRANTLPPAYIRAASSTSPPSSCSSSSASSHERDGSGGVGGSGGSGCQACDSPNRKAQQQLSQLSTSLASAFIPVQPAVTTQGRKVRQIPLSPPAMRHMPPQQQQPEPILHPHPLPPKHGTWSASTAAAHMYATLPSSHSPPMTMTMGGMKQVCPQPVLPVALPLPPLSNNGRGKATPSSHEAAHQHINGQPEDYYPTQQQHPYPHPQPHHHQTPPPMQPQVQMAAPLSYAPCCEALCLPPMSAQPIQVPSHPPQFPSPSAFLQQQLQQQQQQQQQQQQMYQGVPPYSTTSPPSYTLVEGASPKTTPSPIFQAPLPVMSPPLPPGHPAMQHSSSVAAPVAPPPAPVPMAPMAPMAPMAPPPPPGPPPPSVGTPPAPPPLPAGDGLGGQNKEASPAGLAAALAGAKLRKVQMPEEASGAAVVKSDANRSSGGSGGGGEGLMQEMHAILARRRKASEKPDEESQKEETNGSPSLITRGCQQNSTDALKKPWDRANSTDKSSAVSRVRPVGTSSDGDTEYDRMKQEILEEVVRELHKVKDEIIDAIRREVTRMSST